Proteins encoded in a region of the Leishmania panamensis strain MHOM/PA/94/PSC-1 chromosome 7 sequence genome:
- a CDS encoding hypothetical protein (TriTrypDB/GeneDB-style sysID: LpmP.07.1130) — MSSPAATLTAGSGEAGPPLTATTLTDANLPPAAAATNAAASDNDLSTLSTQVYLERTVLGVLALALEDVCRTRPPNPVDYLGSYLLRRSTANNTVEVTYEDTLPKVVPTNAE, encoded by the coding sequence ATGTCATCGCCTGCTGCGACGTTGACAGCGGGCTCTGGGGAGGCAGGGCCACCATTGACAGCAACAACCCTCACCGACGCCAATCTACCgcccgcggcggcggctacGAATGCCGCCGCCAGTGACAACGACCTCTCTACCCTCTCCACTCAGGTGTACCTCGAGCGCACAGTGCTGGGGGTCCTGGCCCTTGCGCTGGAGGACGTGTGCCGAACGCGACCACCGAATCCCGTGGACTACCTCGGCAGCTATCTCCTCCGCAGATCTACCGCAAACAACACCGTCGAGGTGACTTACGAGGATACTCTCCCCAAGGTTGTACCGACTAACGCAGAGTGA